DNA from Actinoplanes sp. SE50/110:
GAACTGTCCGCGCGGGTCGGCGAACAGCGCGGCCCGCAACCGCAGCGGGTGGGCCGCGCCGAGCACCACCAGCCGGTTGACGAGTTTGGGGTGGAAGGCCGCGGCGGCCCAGCCGATCATCCCGCCGGCGCCGGCGCCGACGATCGTGGCGGAGCGCTCACCCAGGGCCCGGATCAGGCCGGTCACGTCGGCGGCCATCGTGTACCCGTCGTATCCCCGCGGGGGCTTGTCGCTGTGACCGTATCCGCGCAGATCGATGGCCGCGGCCCGGTAGCCGGCGTCGGCGACCCGGGTCATGATGTCGTGCCAGGCCCACCAGAACTCCGGGAAGCCGTGCAGGAACAGGACGAGCGGCCCGGAGCCCATCTCGGCGACGTGGAACCGGCTGCCGTTGGCGCCGACGAAGCGGTGGGTCCACGGCCCTTCCGCCATCACCACCGATTCGTCCATGCGGCCAGCCTATGCTGCCCTGTCACGACCGGCGCGCGGCACTCAGGAACCGGAGCGTGATCATCCGACCGGCGCGGCCGCGGTCACCGCCATCAGGTCACCGGGCCCGCAGTAGATCTTCAGCAGCGTCGACTCCAGTTTGACCTGGACCCGGGCGCCCTCGGTGAGGGTGAGGCCGTCGCCGTTGTACAGCGCGAACGCGGCGCCGTCGTCGGAGGTGAAGCCGTAACAGGGACCGCTGCCGCCCCGGCTGACCACACCGGTCAGCCAGCCGGTGTTCGGCTTGGTGTCGGTGGGGTCCCGGGGCGGCTTGACCGGGCGGGTGAGGGTGGGCAGCGGCGCCGGATCGGCCGTTGGCACGGCGGCCGGGGCGGCTCCGCACCCGGCGACCAGCGCCCCCGTGATCACGGCGAGCCCGGCCCGGACCAGGTGACTGCGCATTCCGCCCATCCTTCCCGCGCGACGAGCGCATCGGTGGGACGCGTCCCGGCGCGCACGGGTTCCCGTGGAAAAGGGGACGACGCCCGGAGCGTAGGGGCCCCGGGCGTCGCTGGTGGTGCGGTGGGTCAGGAGACGGCCACGGTCATCGACGTACCGAGCTGGCTCAAGACCTTGATCTTGACGCCGACCGCGGGGAGCTTGACGCCCTGGTTGGGCAGCTCGTCGTAGTAGTACTTGTCCTTGTCGTTGAAGACCGTCCGGCCCCACTGCGGCGTGATCAGCGAGGGCTTGCCGGCCTGGTGCAGCAGCATGCCGTCGGTCGGGTACAGCCCGAACGGCGCGTCGTAGATCTGCACGCGGACGCGCCACGGCTTGCCGTCCGGAGCCAGGAACGGCTTCGGGTGCGCGTCGATGTAGAGGTTGCGGCCCGACCCCGGGTGGGCCGGCGTGTTGTTGTCGGCCTGCGAGGTGTCCCAATACGAGATGAGCAGGCCGGTCTGGTAGTTGTAGTGCTCCACCCAGTCCGGCTTGTCGGCGAACCCGAAGTTGTACGGGCCGGTGGCCAGGTACTTGTCGTACGAGGTGTAGCTGCGGTAACCGGCGATGTAGTAGTTCGGGTAGTTCTGCACGACGGTGGACCCGATGACGGTGAACCCGGCCAGGGTCCACACGCCGTTGCCCTCAGCGCCGTCCGTGCTCAGCGTCGCGCCGTCGGCCGACACGGTGATCTCGTCACCGAAGAAACCACCCTTGTTGGTCCCGCTGTCGCTGACGTACCGCAGCCGCAGCGAGATCTTCTTCCCGGCGTACGCGGTGAGCGGCACCGTGATGTCCGACCAGCTCTTTCCACCGTTGCCGGTCAGGCCCGGGTTGCCGCCGGCGTCCCGGGGGAACGGCTTGTCACCCACGGTGCCGTCGAGTTTGGTCCAGGTGGTGCCGCCGTCCGCGGACGCCTCGAAGAACTGGTAGTCGTATCCGGTCTCGATGTTGTACCGGCCCTTGAGGCTGAGCGCGGCGGTGGTCTTCCCGGTGAGGTCCACCGTCGTGGTCATCGAGGTGTTCAGGTTGTCGGCGTTGCCGGAGTAGAACTGCTTGGTGCCGGCGGCCGGCGCACCCATGTCGTAGGAGACCGGTTTCTCCGGCAGGTTGACCACCACAGCCTGCTTCTTCTTGGTGTTGTACTCCTCCGGGCCGAGGTTGACGACCTTCTTCTGCCCGGCGTCCACCTTCTCGTAGTTCAGCCAGCCCAGCTGCAGCTTGTTCCAGGCGCCGAGGTCGCCCGGCCGGTTGCCGATGCCCTGGTCGTGCCGGCCGTTGAGGCGGCTCTGCGCCATCAGCGTCCAGTACTCGTTCGGGTTGTCGCCCGGGTGGTCGCCGTCGGTGTTGTAGTCGTCCGGCAGACCGAGGTCGTGGGTGTACTCGTGCGTGAAGACGCTGAGGCCACCGTTCTCCGGCTGGATGGTGTAGTCACCGATCCAGATGCCGGTGTTGCCGATCTCGGTGCCGCCGAGCCGGTTGGTGGCCGGGCCGGTGGAGCCGACGTCGGTGCCGTAGGCGTACCACCGGTGGCTCCAGATCGCGTCCTCACCCTGCTGCGGGTCACCGTCGGCCTGGTCACCGCCGGCGTGCACGATCTGGAAGTGGTCGATGTAGCCGTCCGGCTCGTTGAAGTTGCCGTCACCGTCGTAGTCGTACCGGTCGTACTGGTCGAACGACTTCATGTCCTCGGCGATCTGCGCGTCCGTGCGGCCGGCCTTCTTCTGGTCGGCGACCCACGCGTTCGCGGCGTCCCGGACGAGTGCCCAGGTGTTGTTGCAGGTGCTGGAGTGGCAGACGGCCGGGTCGTTGGCCGGGTTGGTGGTGTCCTCGTCCTTGACCGGGTCGTTGGAGCGGCCGTACCGCGCCTCGTTGTAGGGCACCTTCACCCAGTCGGTGACCTCGCCGCCGACGCTGTACCGGCCGGACGACTGGGTCTCGAAGTAGGTCTTGAGCGACTCGGCGCCGGCGCCGGTGCCGAAGTACATCTGGCGGAAGTGGTCCGCCGAGTAGTCCGACTGCCAGATCGTCGAGTTGTCGACCTTGCGGTCCGGCTGTGGGATCTGGTTGTGCAGCGGGCCGCTGAACGTCGTCGGGCCGGCCGTGGTCGGGTCGGTGTCCTTGTCCGGGTAGGCCGGATCCCGCTGGTCACCGAACTCGGCGAGGATCACGAAGATCCGGTCGGTGCGCTCGTTGCCCAGCTCGACGTACTGGTTCTGCCCGATGTGGCCCAGCGGGCCCCGGCCACTCGGCGCTCGGCCCAGGTTGACCACCTGGCTGCCGTGCCGGTTCTCGATCTTGGCCTTGCCGCTGATCACGTCGGCGACCGCCTGCTGGCGCAGCTCGCGGCGCTTGGCCTCGAGCGGCTGCGGCAGGTCGTCGACGTTCACGGTGTCGGCCGAGGTCGACGGGGCGGTGTCAACCGGGGGCGCCGCGAAGGCCGTGGCCGGGAAAGACGCCCCGACACTGGTGACCATCGCGGCGCCGAGCAGTCCTGCGACCACCTTGCGCACTGATTACCTCCGTTATGCGGCCGGACGCTGGGTGCAGCGACGGCCAGGCGTAAACGATCCCGTGGTTCGGGACTGCCTCTGAACGTAGGTAAATCAGTCGATGTACGGGGTGGGAGATCGCGATTGATAGATGATGGTTACGTGGTATGCCGGCGCCATAACATCGGCGTCGGGAAGCCGGAAGGCCGGCGACGCGTGCGGCGTCACCGGCCCTCCCGCAGCGGGCTTCAGTCCTCCGATGTGGACGACTTCATGCCGGAGCTGATCAGGTCCATCACCGTCGAGTCCTGCAGGGTGGTGACGTCGCCGAGCGAGCGGTTCTCCGCCACGTCGCGCAGCAGGCGGCGCATGATCTTGCCGGACCGGGTCTTCGGCAGCTCCGCGACCAGCATGATCTGGCGGGGCTTGGCGATCGGCCCGAGCGTCTTGGCCACGTGGTTGCGCAGCTCCTGGATGAGCTCCTGGCCGGCGGCGCCCTCGGTCGCCACGTGACCGCGCGGGATGGCGAACGCCACGATCGCCTGGCCGGTCGTCGGGTCGGTGGCGCCGACCACCGCGGCCTCGGCCACCGACGGGTGCGAGACCAGCGCCGACTCCACCTCGGTGGTGGAGATGTTGTGCCCGGACACCAGCATCACGTCGTCGACCCGGCCGAGCAGCCAGAGCGCGCCGTCCTCGTCCTTCTTCGCCCCGTCACCGGCGAAGTAGATCCACTTGTCGCCGTTGCCGGCGCCCGCGCCGAACCGGGACCAGTACGTGTCGATGAACCGCTGGTCGTCGCCCCAGATGGTGCGCAGCATCGACGGCCACGGCTCGGTCAGCACCAGGAAGCCACCGCCGCC
Protein-coding regions in this window:
- a CDS encoding immune inhibitor A domain-containing protein, which produces MVTSVGASFPATAFAAPPVDTAPSTSADTVNVDDLPQPLEAKRRELRQQAVADVISGKAKIENRHGSQVVNLGRAPSGRGPLGHIGQNQYVELGNERTDRIFVILAEFGDQRDPAYPDKDTDPTTAGPTTFSGPLHNQIPQPDRKVDNSTIWQSDYSADHFRQMYFGTGAGAESLKTYFETQSSGRYSVGGEVTDWVKVPYNEARYGRSNDPVKDEDTTNPANDPAVCHSSTCNNTWALVRDAANAWVADQKKAGRTDAQIAEDMKSFDQYDRYDYDGDGNFNEPDGYIDHFQIVHAGGDQADGDPQQGEDAIWSHRWYAYGTDVGSTGPATNRLGGTEIGNTGIWIGDYTIQPENGGLSVFTHEYTHDLGLPDDYNTDGDHPGDNPNEYWTLMAQSRLNGRHDQGIGNRPGDLGAWNKLQLGWLNYEKVDAGQKKVVNLGPEEYNTKKKQAVVVNLPEKPVSYDMGAPAAGTKQFYSGNADNLNTSMTTTVDLTGKTTAALSLKGRYNIETGYDYQFFEASADGGTTWTKLDGTVGDKPFPRDAGGNPGLTGNGGKSWSDITVPLTAYAGKKISLRLRYVSDSGTNKGGFFGDEITVSADGATLSTDGAEGNGVWTLAGFTVIGSTVVQNYPNYYIAGYRSYTSYDKYLATGPYNFGFADKPDWVEHYNYQTGLLISYWDTSQADNNTPAHPGSGRNLYIDAHPKPFLAPDGKPWRVRVQIYDAPFGLYPTDGMLLHQAGKPSLITPQWGRTVFNDKDKYYYDELPNQGVKLPAVGVKIKVLSQLGTSMTVAVS